Genomic segment of Arthrobacter antioxidans:
CCTGCTCCCGGCCATCACGTTCATCTTCTCGAGGGCCGGCTGCGAGGCCGCCGTCACTCAATGCCTGCACGCCGGGCTGTGGCTCACCACGGAGGACGAGCGTGACGAGATCAGCGAGACGGTGGACGCCGCCACGATGGACATCCCCCGGGACGACCTCGAGATCCTCGGATTCTGGACCTGGCGCGAAGGCCTCATCCGCGGGTTCACCGCCCACCATGCCGGGATGCTGCCCACGTTCAAGGAGATCGTCGAGAAGCTGTTCGCCGCGGGCCTGGTGAAGGCCGTGTTCGCCACCGAGACCCTCGCCCTCGGCGTGAACATGCCTGCCCGCACCGTGGTGCTGGAGAAGCTGGACAAGTTCAACGGTGAGGCCCACGTGAACGTGACGGCAGGGGAGTACACGCAGCTCACGGGCCGGGCCGGACGGCGCGGGATCGACGTCGAGGGCCACGCCGTCGTGCTGTGGCAGCCCGGCACGGATCCGGGAGCGGTGGCGGGCCTCGCCTCCCGCCGCACCTACCCGCTGAACTCGAGCTTCCGCCCCACCTACAACATGAGTATCAACCTCATGGCCCAGTTCGGGCAGGAACGGTCCCGAGAGATCCTCGAGACCTCCTTCGCGCAGTTCCAGGCGGACCGCTCCGTGGTGGGGCTGGCGAAGCAGGTGCGCAGTCGTGAGGACTCCCTCAAGGGCTACGAGAAGTCCATGACGTGCCACCTCGGGGACTTCCGCGAGTACGCGAACCTGCGACGCGAACTGTCCGACCTCGAATCCCGGGCCTCCCGGGACCGGTCGCGGACGCTGCGATCGGCGGCCGAGTCCTCCCTCGAGTCCCTGCGCCCCGGCGACGTGATCGACGTGCCCGGCGGGCGGAGCCAGGGGTTCGCCGTGGTGCTGGACGGCGACACGTCGAGGGAACCACGGCCCACGGTCCTCACGCTCGAGACGCAGATCCGCCGCGTCGGCGTGCAGGACCTGGACGGTCCCGTGGAGGTGCTCTCCCGCATCCGCATCCCGAAGCACTTCAGCGCGCGCAGCCCGAAGGACCGCCGCGACCTCACCTCGTCCCTCCGGAATGCGCTGCAGGAGAACCGGCCACCGCGCCAGGGTTCCGACCGGGTCTCCGCCGGGTACTCGGCGTCCGCAGCCGCGGAGGAACGCGCGATCACGGAACTCCGTCGGCGCCTCCGTGCGCACCCCTGCCACGGCTGCAGCGAACGCGAGCAGCACGCGCGCTGGGCCGAACGCTGGGGGAAGCTGCGCCGTGAGACGGACAGGATCGCCGGCCAGATCCGGGGCCGCACGAACACGATCGCCAAGACCTTCGACCGCGTCTCGGAGGTCCTCGGGCACTACGGCTACCTCGAATACACCGACGACGGCGTCGTCGTCAGTGCCTCCGGCCAGAAGCTCCGGCGGATCTACGGGGAGAAGGACCTCCTGATCGCGCTCTGCATCGAGGAGGGGGCGTTCGGCGACCTCGATGCCGCCGAACTCGCCGCGGTCATCACGGTGCTCGTGTACCAGGCAAAGCGGGAGGAGCGGGGACTGCGCCCGGTCATGCCGAGCGTGGCGCTGGAGGGGTCCGTCGAGACGATCATCCGCCGGTGGTCGCAGCTCAACGACGTCGAGGAGCAGCATCGGCTCCCTGTCACCGGAGAACCGGAGCTCTCGCTCGTGTGGCCGATGTTCAAGTGGGCGCAGGGCCGGTCCCTGCAGGCCGCCCTGAGCGGGACCGACCTCGCGGCCGGTGACTTCGTGCGCTGGTCCAAGCAGGTCATCGACCTCCTCGACCAGCTCGCGAAGGTGCCGGACCTGCCCGGGAACCTGCAGCAGACGTGCAAGCGCGCGATCGCCCTGGTCCGTCGGGGCGTGGTGGCATACTCGAACATCAGCGAGTAAGTCCCCGCCGTCGGACCCGCCCTCCACAGAAAGCCACCCAGCACCGCCATGCCAACTCCTGAGCGCCCCATGCCCGTCCTGTACCGCAACGGGTCCGTCTACAGCCCCGCCGACCCCTTCGCCACCGCCATGCTCGTGGACGGCGGGACGGTGGCGTGGGTCGGCACCGAGCACGCCGCCGCGAACCTCACCGGCCCGGGGGTCCGGACCGTGGACCTCGACGGCGCGCTCATCGCCCCCGGGTTCGTCGACGCCCACACGCACACCACGGAGACGGGCATCGCCCTCGGGTCGATCGACCTCACGGGGTGCCGTTCCCTGCAGGAGCTGCTCGACGCAGTGTCCGCTGCGGCGTCCTCCGGTGCTTCCACGATCCTCGGATTCGGCTGGGACGAGTCCCAGTGGCCGGAGAAGCGGGTGCCGACCGCCGGGGAGCTCGACCGCGCCGGCAACGGCGCCCTCGTCTACCTCGTGCGTGCCGACATCCATTCCGCCGCCGTCTCCGGCGCGCTGGCGGCCGGCCTCGGCCTGGCGGGCACGGACGGCTGGGACGACGGCTTCGTGGTCCGGGATGCCCATGAAGCAGCCCGCCGGGCCACCCGGAGCCTGTCGGCGGACCAGCGGCGCACCTACCAGCAGGCGGCACTGCTCCACGCCGCCTCCCGCGGCTACGTCGGACTGACGGAGATGGCCGCCCCGCACATCGCGCCCCTCGAGGACCTGGAGACTCTGCTCTCGATCGACGGCCCGGCACGGGAGCTGCCCCTGCCCGAGGTCATCCCCTACTGGGCGCAGCTGACGTCCTCACGGCAGGAGGTGCGCGAACTCATGCTGGGCTTCGGCGGACGCCTCGCCGGTCTCGCCGGGGATCTCAACGTCGACGGCTCGATCGGATCCCGCACCGCGGCGCTCCGCGAGCCGTACAGCGACGCGCCGGACAGCCGGGGCACGCTCTACCTGGGCGCGGACGACGTCGCCGGCCACCTGCTCGCCGCGACGGCCGAGACGGTGCAGGCCGGCTTCCATGTCATCGGCGACGCCGGGCTCGACGTCGTCCTGCAGGGTATCGAGCGGACCGCGCGGGAGCTGGGTGTGGAGGAGGTCCGCCGCGCCCGCCACCGCCTGGAACACGTGGAACTCGCCGACGACGCCGCGATCGCCGCGCTGGTGCACTACGGCGTGGCCGTCAGCGGCCAGCCCGCCTTCGATGCCCTCTGGGGCGCCGAGGACGGACTGTACGCCCAGCGACTGGGGGAGCGGCGCACCGGCATGAACCGCTTCGCCTCCCTCCTGTCCGCCGGCGTGCTCGTGGCGCTGGGCTCCGACAGCCCGGTCACGCCGCTCGACCCGTGGGCGTCGGTGCGGGCCTGCCTCCGCCACAGCACCTCCTCGGAGAACATCTCGGCGCGTGCCGCGTTCATCGCCCACACGCGCGCGAGCTGGCGGCTCGCCGGCCGCAGCCCCATGATGGGACAGCTCGCGCCGGGGACGCCCGCGTCCTTCGCGGTCTGGAAGGTCGACGAACTGATGGTGCAGACCCCGGACAACCGGGTGCAGTCCTGGAGCACAGACCCCCGCGCGGGCACCCCGCTCCTGCCGGCGCTCGATACCGAGAACGCTCCGGAATGTCTGGAGACCGTGCACGACGGGCGCCGCCTGTATGCGGCGGAGGGCTTCGCAGGCGCCTGACGCCCAGCCCGGCGCCTCACATCCGTCACCGAAAGCCAACAGCCCCCTGACCTGCACCGAAACACGTTTCCGCAGGTCAGAGGGTTGTTGACACGTCCTCCACAGCACGTAAGCTCTTGAGAACGGGTTAGAGGAACTCCTGCGGGAGGGAACCTGGCCGGTCTCCGCAAAGCGCAACGCATCGGCCTCTGTTCTGGCGCGCGTTGCCCATCCCGTCGGAGCCGGCATTCAAAGGGCAGGTCCACACGCCAGTAGAAAACGGTGGCCGCATTCGTGCGGGCACCGGTACGAAGGCGCGGGGACCTGCCCGACTGCTCTGCCCGACGGCCCGGCGGCGCCCGTCGCCTATACTTGCAGACTGGCTCCGCATCCGGAGCAGTTCCTGCGCGATGCGCATCCCGATGGAAAGGCCCCACCTGCGTGCGAGTCGTCACGATCATTCCCACCTACAACGAGATCGAGTCGCTGCCGGTGACGCTGGCCCGCCTGCGCGCCGCCGTCCCGGCCTCGGACGTGCTCATCGTGGACGACAACAGCCCGGACGGCACGGGTGACCTCGCCGACCGCGCGGCCGCGGCCGACGACCAGGTGCACGTGCTGCACCGGAAGGGCAAGGAGGGCCTCGGCGCGGCCTACATCGCCGGGTTCCGCTGGGGCCTGGAGCGGGACTACGACGTCCTCGTCGAGATGGACGCCGACGGCTCCCACAAGCCCGAGCAGCTGCAGGGCCTCCTCGACGCGGTGCACCGCGCCGACCTCGTGATCGGCAGCCGCTGGGTCCGCGGCGGGAGCGTCGTCAACTGGCCCCTGCACCGGAAGCTCCTCTCGCGCGGCGGCAGCACCTACTCGCGGCTCATGCTGGGCCTGCCCGTCCGTGACATCACCGCCGGATTCCGCGCCTTCCGCCGCTCCACGCTGGAGGCACTGGACCTCTCGGCGGTGGACTCCGTGGGCTACGGATTCCAGGTCGACATGACCTTCAGGGTCGCCCGCCTGGGCCTGACCATCGTCGAGGTGCCGATCACCTTCGTGGAGCGGGAGCTCGGGGACTCGAAGATGAGCGGGAACATCGTCTTCGAGGCCATTGCCAATGTGACCCGGTGGGGGCTCGGGGCGCGCTGGGCCAAGCTCAGCGGCCGGGCCTGAGACCGGACGACCGCATGGAAAAGGCACCCGCCGCGGCGGGTGCCTTTTTCGTGGAACCGTGTCCGGGTCAGGCGGACCGGCGCTCCCCGCGACGCTCGCGGAGGATCGTCAGGCGATCCTGCAGGATCTGCTCCAGCTCCTCGACCGAACGGCGCTCCAGGAGCATGTCCCAGTGGGTACGCACGGGCTTGTCGTTCGAGGTGTCGGGCTTCTCGCCGTCGACCAGGAGGGCTTCCTTGCCGGTCTTCGAGACCCAGGTCGCCGGGATGTCGGCCTCGGAGGAGAACGTCACGAAGACCCGCTCGCCGTCCTCGCACCGGTACTCCACGCGCTGCCGGGGAGCGGGCTCGACGCCGGACTCCGTTTCCATCGACTGCGCACCGAGGCGCATGCCACGCAGGCTGCGATCGCTCATATTGTTCTCCTCATTACCCTTGCCCCCGTCGCCGGGGACCGTTGCCGCTGTTGTTCCACCGGACGTATCGGCCCGCCCGTGCCGCCTGCACGGGCCGGATGCGCCGCCGGGAGGCGACGCGGAAGCTGTCTGTCATAACACCGCGCACCCCGGAGTTGTTCCTTCGGGGCGCACGGGTAAACAGCTAACTATACAGGGGCCCGCTCAGGTGCGGGTTGTCAGCTCCGGCCCGTCGGACGGCGAATCGGGCGTGGTGGTGCCCAGGACGCTGCCGATGCCCTTCAGGGCCTCGCCGACCTCGCTCGGGATGATCCACAGCTTGTTCGCGGACCCGTCGGCGAGCTTGGGGAGGGTCTGCAAGTACTGGTAGGCGAGGAGCTTCTGCGTCGGATTCCCCTTGTGGATGGCGTCGAACACCTTGTGGATGGCCTGGGCCTCGCCGTCCGCCCGGAGGATCGCCGCCTTCGCGTCACCCTCGGCTGCGAGGATCGCTGCCTGGCGCTGGCCCTCCGCGGTGAGGATCTGGGACTGCTTGGTGCCCTCCGCGGTGAGGATGGCCGCGCGGCGGTCACGCTCGGCGCGCATCTGCTTCTCCATGGAGTCCTGGATGGAGTGGGGCGGGTCGATCGCCTTGAGTTCCACGCGTCCCACCCTGATGCCCCACCGGCCCGTCGCCTCGTCGAGGACGCCGCGGAGCTGGCCGTTGATCTGGTCGCGCGAGGTCAGGGCCTCCTCGAGGTTCAGCCCGCCGACCACGTTCCGGAGGGTCGTCGTCGTCAGCTGCTCGACGGCCTGGATGTAGTTGGCGATCTCGTAGGTGGCCGCGCGGGGGTCGGTGACCTGGAAGTACACCACGGTATCGATGGACACCACGAGGTTGTCCTCGGTGATCACCGGCTGCGGCGGGAAGGAGACCACCTGCTCACGCAGGTCGAGCAACGGCAGCAGCCTGTCGACGAACGGGATCAGGATCGTGAGCCCGGGATTCAGCGTCCGCTGATACTTGCCGAGACGCTCGACCACCCCCGCGCGCGCCTGCGGGATGATCCGCACGGACTTCACGAGGATGACCAGGACGAAGATGATGAGGACGATCAGTACGAGGGTGAGCCCGATCGTTCCTGCGGAGGCGTTCATGTATCCCCTTCGGTGGTGGGTGCGCTCCGCCCGGCCGACCGGCCGGAGAGCGGGACAGCTAGCGGCGCGCGGTCACAGTTCGGCGACCGGAGGGCTGGGGCGCTCGAGCGCGGGCTCGACGACGGCCGTGGCCCCGTCGATCCGCGCGACGGCGAGGCGGGTGCCGGCCGGCAGGGAAGCGCCGTCGGCCGACCGGGCCGTCCAGGTGTCGCCGCCGATCTTGACCGTGCCGGAGTGCGCCGTCACGGGCTCGAGTGCGATGGCCGCGGCACCCACGAGGCGGTCGATGTTGTTCAGCTGGTCGGCCGGGCCCCTCTTGAGGTGGCGTACCGCCACGGGCCGGACGAGCAGGATCATGAGGAGGGACACCACGGCGAAGACGACGATCTGCAGGACCGGTCCCGCGCCGACGAAGTCGGCCACCAGGGCGGCGAGCGCACCGACGGCGAGCATGATGAAGAGCAGGTCGAGGGTGAGGGTCTCCACGATGGCCAGTACCAGGAACAGTGCCAGCCACAGGATCCAGCCGTTGGCGATCATCCAGTCCATCGAGCAACCCCCTTCATGTGGCACGCCTGATGCGGGCGCTACTCCCATCATGGCAAAAGGGCCCGCCATAACCTAGGGCCCGGTGGCACCGACGCCGGAGTTGTTACCCATCCGTGCCGTCAGCGGGAACCGGAGGGCGCCCGGGACCGCGCGGGGACCGGCCGGGACGGGTGAGCACCTGCACGGTGAAGCGCGCGGTGACCTCCAGCGGGGTATTAGGCCCGGTGGCCGTCGTCGTGCCCTCCGCCCCCGGGTGGCGCGCAGCGGGGCCCATCACGAGCGCCGACCGTGCGAGGTCCCAGGGCAGGGACATCGTGTAGTCGAGGTCCTCCCGACCGGTCTCCACGAGGGCGCCGTCGAAGGCGGCCCGCACGTCGTCGGCCTTCTGCGGCGGCACGGACAGGAGCGGCCCCACCTCCTCGAGGCCGGCGAGGTGGCCCGGCCGAGGGGTGACCACCACCAGGCGGCCACCCGGTGCCAGCACCCGCACGAACTCGCCGGCGTTCCGCGGCGCGAACACGTTGAGCAGCACGTCCACCGATGCGTCGGCCACGGGAAGCGTCCGCCAGACGTCCCAGACGATGCTGACGCCGCCCGGGAGGCGCCGCGCCGCGCGGCGGAGGGCGACCTTGGAGATGTCGAGAGCGACCGCGACGACGCCGGGCACCGCTGCGGCGAGGCCCTCCAGGTAGTACCCGGTCCCCGCGCCGGCATCGAGCGCCACCGCGGGCGCCTGCGCATCCCGCAGGGCGGCCGCGACCACCGCCTCGCGCAGTGGCGCGTAGTGGCCCGAGCCGAGGAACGCCTCCCGCGCCTCGACCATCCCGGCCGTGTCACCCTCGAACGGGGAGCCCCTGCCCGTCAGCAGGTTGACGTAACCCTGGCGTGCCGCGTCGAAGCGGTGCCCGCCCTCGCAGGCCAGGGCGCGGCCCACGTCCTGCAGCGCGAGCGCGCAGACCGGGCAGGTGAGGAGATGCTGGGGGAGTGCGGGCATCGTTCCATCCTAGGCAGGGACACAGCCCGTTACCCGTTGACTCAGGCCACTATTTCGGGTCTGATCGGGAGGGTGAAACCTGACCAGATAGAACTCCTGACCACCACCGGCGCTCCGACCCTCCATCCGGACGGCACGCGCCTCGTCGTCGCTGCCACCCGCCCCGACCTCCGCGCCGACGCGTACGTCGGCCAACTGTGGGAGGTCACGCTCGACGGCGGGTCCCGCCGTCGCCTGACCCGCGGCTTCCGTGACACCGCACCGCGCTACTCGCCCGACGGCGAGGTCCTCCTGTTCCTCCGCGCCGCGCCGGGCGGCAAGCCCCAGCTGTTCGCCGTCCGTGCCTCAGGAGGGGAACCCGTCCAGGTGACGGACCAGCCCCTCGGCGTGGCCCGCTTCGACATCTCCCCCGACTCGCGGACAGTGGTCTTCGCCGCGCGGGTGCCCGAGCACGGGCGCTACGGGACGCTCGACGGCGTCGACGCCGGGCTGGAGGACCCCCGCCTGGTCACGCAGTACAAGTACCGGATGAACGGCCTCGGCTACGTCACGGACAAGCGCTCGCAGCTGTTCACGGTGACGCTACCCGATGTGGACGCGGAGCCCTTCGTTGCGGCGGTCGGCCGCCTGAAGCAGCAGCACACGGACGGACCGGGCGCCCTCGAGGAGGAAGGCGCCGTCCCGAAGGCGACCCAGCTGACCACGGCCGACGCCGACCACGTGGAGCCCGCCTTCTCCGCGGACGGCCGCCGGATCTTCTTCACCGCGGCACTCCAGCCGGACGCCGACTCGACCCTCGTGACCGACGTCCACTCGATCGACCTCGACGGTGGGGATTCCCGGCAGCTCACGAACCTGGGCGGGAACACGCGCCTCGGCTGCGCGGCGCCGCGCCCGAGCGCCGACGGCGCCTCGCTGTTCTTCCTCGCCTCGGACCTCTCGCCGTCGGGCCTGGACTTCGTGGCCCGCAACACGGCCCTGTACGTCCTGCCGCTGGCGGACCCCCGGGGTGTCCGGCGCCTCACCGATCCGGAGACCATCGACTTCGGCGACGTCCAGGAGATCCTGCCGGACGGCCCCGACTCCGTGCTCGTGTTCAACCGCACCCGCGGGAGGGGTGAGCTCCTCCGCGTCTCCGCCGACGGGGTGTCCGGCACCCTCGTCACCGGGCCCACCGTCGTCACCGGGGCCGCGTCGGCCGGCAGCGCCGTCGTCGTCTCCTACACCGACCCCTCGACCTCCGGCGACGTCGCCGTCGTCGAGGGGGGCTCCCTGCGCACCGTGTCCGACTTCTCGGCCGCCCTGCGCGCCGACACGCGCGTCGGTGAGCTGCAGGAACGCACCTACACCGCACCCGACGGCACCCCCGTGCACGGGTGGGTGGTCCTGCCCGAGGGGGAGGGACCGCACCCGGTGCTCCTCGTCATCCATGGCGGACCGTTCGCCCAGTACGGCTGGGGGTACTTCGACGAGGCCCAGGTGTACGCGGCAGCCGGCTACGCCGTCCTGCTGTGCAACCCGCGCGGCGCCTCCGGCTACGGCCAGGCCCATGCGCGCGTGATCAAGGAGGCCATGGGCACCGTGGACCTCGACGACGTCCTCGCCTACGTCGACGGCGCGCTCGCCGACTTCGACGCCCTGGACAGCGAGCGGCTCGGCGTCATGGGCGGCTCCTACGGCGGCTATCTGACGGCATGGACCATCGCCAACGATCACCGCTTCCGGGCGGCCATCGTCGAGCGGGGCTACCTCGATCCGCCGTCGTTCGTGGGCTCGTCCGACATCGGCTGGTTCTTCTCGGAGGAGTACACCGGCACCGATCCGGCGCACGTCGCCGGGCAGAACCCGTTCGCGAGGATCGCCGACGTGCGGACGCCCGCGTTCGTCATCCACTCCGAGGAGGACCTGCGCTGCCCGATCGAGCAGGCCCAGCGGTACTACACGGCCCTGAAGAAGCAGGGTGTGGAGACGGAGCTGCTCGTGTTCCCGGGGGAGACGCACGAACTGTCCCGGTCGGGGTCGCCGTGGCACCGCAGGCAGCGCTTCGAGCACATCCTCCGCTGGTGGGCGAAGTACCTGCCCACGACGGCGAACCCCTCGGCCGTCGGCGCAGGGTAGGAGCGCGTGCGCGGCGGGGTCAGAAGCCGAGGCCCCGCCGCGCCTCGTCGATCGTCGGCTGGGCCCACCGGGGGTGCTCCTCGTCGGCGGTGAGCGAGCGCAGGATGGCCCGGTCGAGGTAGAGCATCCCGTCGAGGTGATCGGTCTCGTGCTGGACGATCCGCGCCGGCCAGCCCTCGAACCCCGCGGTGACGGTGCGCCCGTCCGGCTCCGTGTACGTCGCCTCGATGCGGTGGGGGCGTTCGACGACGGCCTGGTAGCCGGGCACGGAGAGGCAGCCCTCGTAGAACGCATCACGCCCGTCCTCCGCGGCCGTGTAGCGCGGGTTGATGAGCACCGTGAAGGGCAGCGGGCCTCGGGATCGCGCCGCGGCGACCACCGGGTCGGCGGCCCCCTGGTCCTCGAGGACGGCGATCCGCAGGGGGATGCCGATCTGCGGGGCGGCGAGGCCCACGCCCGGCGCTGCGTGCATGACCCGGCGCATCGTGTCGATCAGCCGCGCCAGGGTTTCGTCGTCGAGCTGCCCGTCGTAGTCCTGCGCCGGACGGCGCAGGACCGGGTGGCCCGCGGCGACGATCGGCGGGAGGTCCGCGGCGAGCACGGACCCGACGTGGGCTGCGATCACCTCCGGCGGCAGCGGGACGGCGGCATGGGTCTGCAGGGCATCGGCGGTCATCCCTCCAGCAAAGCACAGACGCGGACACGAACGGGTGCCCGCCCCATTGCCCCGGGGCCCGGGGAGGACCGAGAATCGGAGGTGCCGCCCGGGCCCGTCCCGATGACGCGGCGTTCGGCAGGGGTACTGGGGTGGCACGCGTGGTCACCCGGACATCGGAGGCACCATGAGCACC
This window contains:
- a CDS encoding DEAD/DEAH box helicase produces the protein MNTPAERYAAARARTDHSRTQLFHFEQTLDFELDPFQREACTALEGGRGVLVAAPTGAGKTVVGEFAVFMALQHGLKAFYTTPIKALSNQKYSELAAVHGSERVGLLTGDTSINGDADVIVMTTEVLRNMLYANSDSLDGLGYVVMDEVHYLADRFRGAVWEEVIIHLPTEVKLVSLSATVSNAEEFGAWLDTVRGDTDVVVSEHRPVPLWQHVMVGHDLMDLFAGDVAFDEAAPAGAEAGARDQYDVNPELLELASSEIRMNQRAGWGAGGRRGKQRNGRGGPPPTTLVRRATRPQVIAALDRSDLLPAITFIFSRAGCEAAVTQCLHAGLWLTTEDERDEISETVDAATMDIPRDDLEILGFWTWREGLIRGFTAHHAGMLPTFKEIVEKLFAAGLVKAVFATETLALGVNMPARTVVLEKLDKFNGEAHVNVTAGEYTQLTGRAGRRGIDVEGHAVVLWQPGTDPGAVAGLASRRTYPLNSSFRPTYNMSINLMAQFGQERSREILETSFAQFQADRSVVGLAKQVRSREDSLKGYEKSMTCHLGDFREYANLRRELSDLESRASRDRSRTLRSAAESSLESLRPGDVIDVPGGRSQGFAVVLDGDTSREPRPTVLTLETQIRRVGVQDLDGPVEVLSRIRIPKHFSARSPKDRRDLTSSLRNALQENRPPRQGSDRVSAGYSASAAAEERAITELRRRLRAHPCHGCSEREQHARWAERWGKLRRETDRIAGQIRGRTNTIAKTFDRVSEVLGHYGYLEYTDDGVVVSASGQKLRRIYGEKDLLIALCIEEGAFGDLDAAELAAVITVLVYQAKREERGLRPVMPSVALEGSVETIIRRWSQLNDVEEQHRLPVTGEPELSLVWPMFKWAQGRSLQAALSGTDLAAGDFVRWSKQVIDLLDQLAKVPDLPGNLQQTCKRAIALVRRGVVAYSNISE
- a CDS encoding amidohydrolase, whose amino-acid sequence is MPTPERPMPVLYRNGSVYSPADPFATAMLVDGGTVAWVGTEHAAANLTGPGVRTVDLDGALIAPGFVDAHTHTTETGIALGSIDLTGCRSLQELLDAVSAAASSGASTILGFGWDESQWPEKRVPTAGELDRAGNGALVYLVRADIHSAAVSGALAAGLGLAGTDGWDDGFVVRDAHEAARRATRSLSADQRRTYQQAALLHAASRGYVGLTEMAAPHIAPLEDLETLLSIDGPARELPLPEVIPYWAQLTSSRQEVRELMLGFGGRLAGLAGDLNVDGSIGSRTAALREPYSDAPDSRGTLYLGADDVAGHLLAATAETVQAGFHVIGDAGLDVVLQGIERTARELGVEEVRRARHRLEHVELADDAAIAALVHYGVAVSGQPAFDALWGAEDGLYAQRLGERRTGMNRFASLLSAGVLVALGSDSPVTPLDPWASVRACLRHSTSSENISARAAFIAHTRASWRLAGRSPMMGQLAPGTPASFAVWKVDELMVQTPDNRVQSWSTDPRAGTPLLPALDTENAPECLETVHDGRRLYAAEGFAGA
- a CDS encoding polyprenol monophosphomannose synthase, encoding MRVVTIIPTYNEIESLPVTLARLRAAVPASDVLIVDDNSPDGTGDLADRAAAADDQVHVLHRKGKEGLGAAYIAGFRWGLERDYDVLVEMDADGSHKPEQLQGLLDAVHRADLVIGSRWVRGGSVVNWPLHRKLLSRGGSTYSRLMLGLPVRDITAGFRAFRRSTLEALDLSAVDSVGYGFQVDMTFRVARLGLTIVEVPITFVERELGDSKMSGNIVFEAIANVTRWGLGARWAKLSGRA
- a CDS encoding RNA polymerase-binding protein RbpA → MSDRSLRGMRLGAQSMETESGVEPAPRQRVEYRCEDGERVFVTFSSEADIPATWVSKTGKEALLVDGEKPDTSNDKPVRTHWDMLLERRSVEELEQILQDRLTILRERRGERRSA
- a CDS encoding SPFH domain-containing protein; the encoded protein is MNASAGTIGLTLVLIVLIIFVLVILVKSVRIIPQARAGVVERLGKYQRTLNPGLTILIPFVDRLLPLLDLREQVVSFPPQPVITEDNLVVSIDTVVYFQVTDPRAATYEIANYIQAVEQLTTTTLRNVVGGLNLEEALTSRDQINGQLRGVLDEATGRWGIRVGRVELKAIDPPHSIQDSMEKQMRAERDRRAAILTAEGTKQSQILTAEGQRQAAILAAEGDAKAAILRADGEAQAIHKVFDAIHKGNPTQKLLAYQYLQTLPKLADGSANKLWIIPSEVGEALKGIGSVLGTTTPDSPSDGPELTTRT
- a CDS encoding NfeD family protein, encoding MDWMIANGWILWLALFLVLAIVETLTLDLLFIMLAVGALAALVADFVGAGPVLQIVVFAVVSLLMILLVRPVAVRHLKRGPADQLNNIDRLVGAAAIALEPVTAHSGTVKIGGDTWTARSADGASLPAGTRLAVARIDGATAVVEPALERPSPPVAEL
- a CDS encoding putative RNA methyltransferase, with the translated sequence MPALPQHLLTCPVCALALQDVGRALACEGGHRFDAARQGYVNLLTGRGSPFEGDTAGMVEAREAFLGSGHYAPLREAVVAAALRDAQAPAVALDAGAGTGYYLEGLAAAVPGVVAVALDISKVALRRAARRLPGGVSIVWDVWRTLPVADASVDVLLNVFAPRNAGEFVRVLAPGGRLVVVTPRPGHLAGLEEVGPLLSVPPQKADDVRAAFDGALVETGREDLDYTMSLPWDLARSALVMGPAARHPGAEGTTTATGPNTPLEVTARFTVQVLTRPGRSPRGPGRPPVPADGTDG
- a CDS encoding S9 family peptidase; translation: MKPDQIELLTTTGAPTLHPDGTRLVVAATRPDLRADAYVGQLWEVTLDGGSRRRLTRGFRDTAPRYSPDGEVLLFLRAAPGGKPQLFAVRASGGEPVQVTDQPLGVARFDISPDSRTVVFAARVPEHGRYGTLDGVDAGLEDPRLVTQYKYRMNGLGYVTDKRSQLFTVTLPDVDAEPFVAAVGRLKQQHTDGPGALEEEGAVPKATQLTTADADHVEPAFSADGRRIFFTAALQPDADSTLVTDVHSIDLDGGDSRQLTNLGGNTRLGCAAPRPSADGASLFFLASDLSPSGLDFVARNTALYVLPLADPRGVRRLTDPETIDFGDVQEILPDGPDSVLVFNRTRGRGELLRVSADGVSGTLVTGPTVVTGAASAGSAVVVSYTDPSTSGDVAVVEGGSLRTVSDFSAALRADTRVGELQERTYTAPDGTPVHGWVVLPEGEGPHPVLLVIHGGPFAQYGWGYFDEAQVYAAAGYAVLLCNPRGASGYGQAHARVIKEAMGTVDLDDVLAYVDGALADFDALDSERLGVMGGSYGGYLTAWTIANDHRFRAAIVERGYLDPPSFVGSSDIGWFFSEEYTGTDPAHVAGQNPFARIADVRTPAFVIHSEEDLRCPIEQAQRYYTALKKQGVETELLVFPGETHELSRSGSPWHRRQRFEHILRWWAKYLPTTANPSAVGAG
- a CDS encoding peptide deformylase, which translates into the protein MTADALQTHAAVPLPPEVIAAHVGSVLAADLPPIVAAGHPVLRRPAQDYDGQLDDETLARLIDTMRRVMHAAPGVGLAAPQIGIPLRIAVLEDQGAADPVVAAARSRGPLPFTVLINPRYTAAEDGRDAFYEGCLSVPGYQAVVERPHRIEATYTEPDGRTVTAGFEGWPARIVQHETDHLDGMLYLDRAILRSLTADEEHPRWAQPTIDEARRGLGF